From the Paenibacillus sp. R14(2021) genome, the window TGCCATGCATGGCCGGCCCGCTTTCACATGGCCGGCCAGTGGCGGACGTCCGCTCTCGGGACTGTTGGCAGGGCTCTCATTTCGAAACGGCGCAATCGGCGTAAGCCTGTGGCGGAAAGTCCGCGCGTGCTGCGAGCTTGGCCAGCATCAGCCGTCGATTTCGGCTCGAAGCTCATCTGCGGTCTGCTTTGGTGCCTGCAGATGCGGATAATGGCCGAGACCAGGGAGAATCGTAAGCTTTAAATTATTACGCTCAGCGAACTCGACGCCCATTTCCTTCTTGACGTAGCTATCCTGTTCGCCCCACACGACTTTCACGGGCACTTTGAGCTTCGACATATTGGCTTCAAAATAGTCCTGGTCGCGGGTGAAGTGAGAGTAGTAGTGATAGAACGCGTCGGCCGCAGTGATATCGCCGTCCCACCCTTTCGCTATATCGTCCCTGAACTCCTGGGGCAACGTGTAGCGCTCTTCTGTCGGATTGTCGCGGAAGAACGTGTTTGCCAGGATTTCATCTCGGGTCTGGTTCATCGCAGCACGCACGACATCGGACGAGGGCTTAGATTTCAGAGCCGCCAGGTTTTCCCACATGTACTGCGGCCGGTTGAATGGCGCAAAATCTCCGACGATGATCTTCCTCGCGATTTGTGGCTGTTCCAGGGCGGCCAGCAACGCCGGCAACCCCCCGATATCGGTCGCGTAAATCACCAGCTTCGAGCTGTCGATACCGGAAGCGCGGATATATTGTTCCAGCACCTGGGCATAGTCTTTCGGTGCGTAGGAAAAGCGATCGGCGCTCGGACGTGAGGATTGTCCGTAACCGGGCCAGTCAAACGCATGAACCTCATAATCGCTGGACAGAGATTCGGCAATCGGCTTCCACGAATACATCGACTCTGGGAAGCCGTGTAGGAACAACACCGTAGCCTTCGGTTGGGCAGGACGATAGACCATATGACGAAGCTTGATATCCGAATTGACCTGCAACTCGCCAATCTCCATCTTTGGCGACGGTGTTGAGTCCAGTTTTGCTGTAAAGTTAGTGTTCATTGTGTTGTTCCCATCCTTCTAGTTAATGTACTTAAATATGATATCCTGTCTTCTCCTGAATATTCCTAAGAGCTACCTCTATCTCGATGTTGATAATCTGTTACCACAAGGCGGCGAGTTTGGCTGGCACCCGTACATGTCCAGTCGACTTGGATTATTCCGACTCATTAATGAACATGCACTTATACAATTCAAAGTTGTGTTATTATTGGAAAAACTCGATAAACAATTTAATCGTTTCTTGCGGATTCTCCTCTGCGATCCAGTGTCCGGTTTTTTCTAAATTCACCACTTTAAAGTCAGTTGCATTTTCACGTAAAAATGGATCAAGCCCGAACTTTGCACCGCCTATACCTAGAACCGGCACTGACAGCTTATTATACGTTTTCAGGTCGTCAATATCTTTCCTGTACGTTTTATACCAACCGTTACTTGCGCGAATCTCCTCAGGGCTGTCATAGCTCGCGTTATAAATCGCCTTGTCCTCTGCGGTCATGGAAGCTTTGTTATAGAGCTGATAATCGAAGATCCAATTGTGAACGATATCCGCTTGTTTTCCTTGCAGCAATTGCTCAGGCAATCCTGGAATGGAATTTAGTGCAAACCACCACGGGAACCAAGCACGATCAGGATTACTCAAATCGTACGCGCTAGGAGCCGACAAGAGCGGGATTTTCAGAAATCGATCGTTAGGATGAGGAACATCCAACATAGCAAGTTTTTTCGTAGCTTCAGGATATTGAGCTGCATAAGCGTAAGCAACCATGGACCCGATATCATGGCCTGCAACGTTAACTTTTTCATAGCCGAGTTCTTTGACCAATGAATGAATATCCGCAGCCAGGGTTTTCTTATCATAGCCGGATTCAGGCTTGTCAGAACTGCCCATTCCACGATAGTCAATGGAATAAACATGGTAATGCTTCGCTAGTTCCGGCATAACTTTGTGGAACGAATACCAGGTTTGCGGCCAACCAGGAAGAAGAAATAACGGTTCGCCCTTACCACCCTCTACGTAATGAAGTTTGACGCCATTTACCTTTTTATATCTGTTTTGGAAACCAGGGAGTCTTTTGACAAGTTCTTCATCAGAAAAAGCATTTTTTGCAGCCAAGTTTGAGGCACCGTAAGCACCTTCTACGATGTTAGCGCGGGAAGCAATTTGGGCTCCATTAGTACCTTCCGACAGTAATTTCAGATCTACTGCTTGAGAAATAACTTCTTTGTACCAAGGAGTACCGGTTGTATCAACTTTCTTACCTAGGCCGGCAACCAACAGTTTAGCCAATTGACCTAACGTTACGTTTCCGCCAGGAACAAAAGCATTGTCCGTTACACCAGTGATCAAGCCGGCTTTCTTAGCAGCCTCGATGTAAGGGATTGCCCATCCGTTTGATTTGTCACTACCTTTAACGTCATTGAAGCTGGAAGTCGTAACTGTCATGTCAACTTTGATGTTGTAAATCAGTGTCAGGACTTTTGCGGCTTGAGCGCGAGTCATGTTTTGACTGATTCCGAAGTAATCCTTAGATACGCCGTTAAACACGCCTGCTTCCAGCAAAGCATCGATTTTCAATTTCAGAGCTGCATCTACGTTAGCCAAATCTTTGAAATTAGCAGACGTTTTGGATGCTGAAACAGTTGCAGAAGTAGTTGTTGTTGCTGCGTTTGCTGCCACCTCTATCGATGAGAACATCGAAACAGCCATCGCTACGGAAGTGATCACTTTTAAACTCTTCTTCATTACTATTTTCCTCCTCGAATGTGTTTACGTTGTTTAATTTTTTTAAGATCAATAACCGTCGTTCCAGCTTAATAAGATCTTTTTGTTTATAAATCTCCTAGGATAAACTCAGCGATTTGGTTCAGAATGTCGATTTGCAGCCTGTGACCGGCCGGCAAAACATTCACGGTCGATGCGATACTCTGTGAAGGTTGTGCTCCTAGTGGG encodes:
- a CDS encoding alpha/beta fold hydrolase is translated as MKKSLKVITSVAMAVSMFSSIEVAANAATTTTSATVSASKTSANFKDLANVDAALKLKIDALLEAGVFNGVSKDYFGISQNMTRAQAAKVLTLIYNIKVDMTVTTSSFNDVKGSDKSNGWAIPYIEAAKKAGLITGVTDNAFVPGGNVTLGQLAKLLVAGLGKKVDTTGTPWYKEVISQAVDLKLLSEGTNGAQIASRANIVEGAYGASNLAAKNAFSDEELVKRLPGFQNRYKKVNGVKLHYVEGGKGEPLFLLPGWPQTWYSFHKVMPELAKHYHVYSIDYRGMGSSDKPESGYDKKTLAADIHSLVKELGYEKVNVAGHDIGSMVAYAYAAQYPEATKKLAMLDVPHPNDRFLKIPLLSAPSAYDLSNPDRAWFPWWFALNSIPGLPEQLLQGKQADIVHNWIFDYQLYNKASMTAEDKAIYNASYDSPEEIRASNGWYKTYRKDIDDLKTYNKLSVPVLGIGGAKFGLDPFLRENATDFKVVNLEKTGHWIAEENPQETIKLFIEFFQ
- a CDS encoding alpha/beta fold hydrolase; the encoded protein is MNTNFTAKLDSTPSPKMEIGELQVNSDIKLRHMVYRPAQPKATVLFLHGFPESMYSWKPIAESLSSDYEVHAFDWPGYGQSSRPSADRFSYAPKDYAQVLEQYIRASGIDSSKLVIYATDIGGLPALLAALEQPQIARKIIVGDFAPFNRPQYMWENLAALKSKPSSDVVRAAMNQTRDEILANTFFRDNPTEERYTLPQEFRDDIAKGWDGDITAADAFYHYYSHFTRDQDYFEANMSKLKVPVKVVWGEQDSYVKKEMGVEFAERNNLKLTILPGLGHYPHLQAPKQTADELRAEIDG